In one Staphylococcus lutrae genomic region, the following are encoded:
- the glyA gene encoding serine hydroxymethyltransferase, whose product MSFLAKQDQSVFESIQQEFHRQNNNIELIASENFVSEAVMEAQGSVMTNKYAEGYPGRRYYGGCKFVDQTEQLAIDRAKALFNAEHVNVQPHSGSQANMAVYLVALEHGDTVLGMNLSHGGHLTHGAPVNFSGKFYNFVEYGVSKEEERIDYEEVRQLAQKHKPKLIVAGASAYSREIDFKKFKEIADEVGAKLMVDMAHIAGLVAAGLHQNPVDYADFVTTTTHKTLRGPRGGMILCKEEYKKEIDKTIFPGIQGGPLEHVIAAKAVAFGEALQPEFKTYQQQVIKNAQVLAKTLQDNGFRIVSGGTDNHLVSVDVKKSVGITGKVAEETLDEIGITCNKNTIPFDQEKPFVTSGVRLGTPAATTRGFDEQAFEEVGRIISDVLKNHEDEKVLADAKLRVKKLTEQYPLY is encoded by the coding sequence ATGTCATTTCTTGCAAAGCAAGATCAGTCTGTATTTGAAAGTATCCAGCAGGAATTTCATCGCCAAAATAATAACATTGAATTAATCGCATCAGAAAATTTTGTTTCGGAAGCAGTTATGGAAGCACAAGGTTCTGTCATGACAAACAAATATGCAGAAGGTTACCCTGGGCGACGTTACTACGGTGGATGTAAATTTGTAGACCAAACAGAACAACTTGCCATCGATAGAGCGAAAGCACTTTTTAATGCCGAGCATGTTAACGTTCAACCACATTCAGGTTCACAAGCCAACATGGCCGTTTATCTTGTTGCACTTGAGCATGGGGATACGGTTTTAGGTATGAATTTAAGTCATGGTGGCCATTTGACACATGGGGCACCTGTCAACTTTAGCGGCAAGTTTTATAACTTTGTCGAATACGGTGTATCAAAAGAAGAAGAGCGCATTGATTATGAAGAAGTGCGTCAGCTTGCGCAAAAGCATAAGCCTAAATTGATTGTTGCAGGTGCATCAGCATACTCTCGTGAAATCGATTTTAAAAAGTTTAAAGAAATCGCTGATGAAGTCGGTGCGAAATTGATGGTCGATATGGCACACATTGCGGGGCTTGTCGCAGCTGGACTTCATCAAAACCCAGTTGACTATGCAGACTTTGTAACGACGACAACACATAAAACGCTACGGGGTCCTCGTGGAGGAATGATTTTATGTAAAGAAGAATACAAAAAAGAGATAGATAAAACAATTTTCCCTGGTATTCAAGGTGGTCCACTTGAGCATGTGATTGCTGCGAAAGCCGTTGCGTTTGGCGAAGCGTTACAACCAGAATTTAAAACGTATCAGCAACAAGTGATTAAAAATGCACAAGTACTTGCAAAAACGTTACAAGACAATGGATTCAGAATCGTTTCAGGTGGAACAGATAACCATCTTGTTTCTGTAGACGTAAAAAAATCAGTGGGTATTACTGGTAAAGTTGCTGAAGAAACTTTGGATGAAATTGGAATTACATGTAATAAAAATACAATTCCATTTGATCAAGAAAAACCGTTTGTGACAAGTGGCGTACGTTTAGGTACACCGGCAGCCACAACACGTGGATTTGATGAACAAGCATTTGAAGAAGTCGGTCGCATTATTAGTGATGTACTTAAAAACCATGAAGATGAAAAAGTTTTAGCAGATGCGAAATTACGTGTGAAAAAATTGACTGAACAGTACCCTTTATACTAA
- a CDS encoding TIGR01440 family protein — protein sequence MQELNQLLKELKAQSFFLPGEICVIGCSTSEVQGEQIGTTGSMAVAQVIFEALVQLQQETGVSFAFQGCEHINRAITIERKDFDPYLMTEVSVVPDVHAGGSLSTYAYRHMTQPMVIEHIQADKGIDIGQTLIGMHIKHVAVPVRTTVKQIGQAIVTVATSRPKKIGGERAKYQL from the coding sequence ATGCAAGAATTAAATCAATTATTAAAAGAACTTAAAGCGCAATCGTTTTTTTTGCCGGGAGAGATATGTGTCATAGGATGTTCGACTTCAGAAGTTCAAGGAGAACAAATAGGAACGACTGGGTCAATGGCGGTTGCCCAAGTCATATTCGAAGCACTTGTACAATTGCAACAGGAGACAGGTGTTTCGTTTGCATTTCAAGGTTGTGAGCATATTAACCGTGCTATTACAATTGAACGCAAAGACTTTGACCCTTATCTCATGACTGAAGTGTCAGTCGTTCCAGACGTGCATGCAGGGGGATCCTTATCTACATATGCATATCGTCATATGACGCAACCCATGGTCATTGAACATATTCAAGCAGATAAAGGAATCGATATCGGTCAAACATTGATTGGTATGCACATCAAACACGTCGCGGTTCCTGTGCGCACGACAGTGAAACAAATTGGCCAAGCAATTGTAACTGTTGCGACATCTCGACCTAAAAAAATCGGTGGCGAACGTGCTAAATATCAACTTTAA
- a CDS encoding low molecular weight protein arginine phosphatase — protein MRIIFVCTGNTCRSPLAEGIAHRLMPDFDIQSKGLMAQTGQPISTHSRELLDRHQLSGPDTARLFDERDATADLILTMTSAHQQMIQAMYGTKVNVHTLNQYVNETGTVVDPYGSGFETYEKVFDQLSRLIEKLKEKLVIE, from the coding sequence ATGAGGATTATTTTTGTCTGTACAGGGAACACTTGTCGAAGCCCGCTAGCTGAAGGGATTGCACACCGTTTAATGCCAGATTTTGATATTCAATCTAAAGGACTGATGGCACAAACAGGACAACCGATTTCAACACATAGTCGTGAATTATTAGACCGCCATCAACTTTCAGGACCGGATACAGCGCGCCTCTTTGATGAAAGGGATGCTACGGCAGATTTGATTTTAACAATGACGTCGGCGCACCAACAAATGATTCAAGCCATGTATGGCACAAAGGTTAATGTGCATACATTAAATCAGTACGTCAATGAAACGGGGACCGTAGTGGATCCATATGGAAGTGGGTTTGAAACGTATGAAAAAGTATTTGATCAGTTGAGCCGGTTGATTGAAAAACTTAAGGAAAAATTAGTCATTGAATAA
- a CDS encoding L-threonylcarbamoyladenylate synthase: MRNTQIWDVRAYTTRLAEYPKLAEIIQTFQEGGVVVFPTETVYGLGGNATDDTAINKIYEAKGRPSDNPLIVHIHDTEQLKDFVEEISESTQKLMEAFWPGPITFILPLKKGGLSKRVTGDLNSVAVRMPSHPVALALLQAVNLPIAAPSANLSGRPSPTTFEHAFQDLNQRVDGIIQSTQSDAGLESTVVDCTSFPFRIARPGTITRQMLNEILPQSVESYHQVNDEKPIAPGMKYQHYAPSTPLKMVQQLNGPVRRDAHEDWSKIAFIVPETKVSLLPKEAQVIIISQSETDIQGANYNLYAVLHDLDYLEQIEMAYIYGFEEHHDTEALRNRMLKAVNQQIVKDEAL, translated from the coding sequence ATGCGAAATACACAAATTTGGGATGTTCGCGCATATACAACACGTTTAGCAGAATATCCGAAATTGGCTGAAATCATTCAAACGTTTCAAGAGGGTGGCGTGGTTGTGTTTCCAACAGAAACGGTCTATGGTTTAGGTGGAAATGCAACAGATGATACAGCGATAAATAAAATATACGAAGCAAAAGGACGTCCTTCTGATAATCCGTTGATTGTGCATATCCATGATACGGAGCAATTAAAAGATTTTGTTGAAGAGATTTCAGAATCTACACAAAAATTAATGGAGGCTTTTTGGCCAGGACCAATCACATTTATTTTGCCTCTAAAAAAAGGGGGATTGAGCAAACGCGTGACTGGAGATTTGAATTCAGTTGCAGTGCGTATGCCGAGTCATCCGGTGGCACTTGCATTGTTACAAGCAGTCAATCTTCCAATTGCCGCTCCAAGTGCAAACTTAAGCGGCCGCCCATCTCCAACCACTTTTGAGCATGCGTTTCAAGATTTAAATCAACGGGTCGACGGCATCATACAATCGACGCAAAGTGATGCGGGCTTAGAAAGTACTGTGGTCGACTGTACATCGTTTCCATTTCGTATTGCACGTCCAGGAACGATTACGCGACAAATGCTGAACGAAATTTTACCACAATCAGTAGAATCATATCACCAGGTTAATGATGAAAAACCCATCGCGCCCGGAATGAAATATCAACATTATGCACCGTCAACACCACTTAAAATGGTGCAACAATTAAATGGTCCCGTACGTCGTGATGCACATGAAGATTGGTCTAAAATTGCGTTCATCGTACCGGAAACTAAAGTCTCATTGCTACCGAAAGAGGCACAAGTGATTATCATCAGTCAGAGCGAGACAGACATTCAAGGTGCGAATTACAACTTGTATGCGGTGCTGCACGATCTTGATTATTTAGAGCAAATAGAAATGGCATATATTTATGGTTTTGAAGAGCATCATGATACCGAAGCTTTAAGAAATCGAATGCTCAAAGCGGTCAACCAACAAATTGTAAAGGATGAGGCGCTATGA
- the prmC gene encoding peptide chain release factor N(5)-glutamine methyltransferase, whose product MDYKTWRQQAEQQMQWKGYEATSVKWLIMDTLQWSSAQAVMHEMDSIPEKTMRLLDERLLQLLSGRPVQYVVGQAAFYGRQFKVTPDVLIPRPETEEVVQYFLSKMKQPGTVADIGVGSGAIAVTLKAENEALEVIATDISAEALEVARDNARAHQQHITFYEGDALQPLINNAIRLDGLISNPPYIGVNEREWMDAHVIAHEPHVALFADNEGFQVYESILRDLPKVMREGAPVVFEIGFQQGKALTTLMASWYPHIATEVLEDINGNARMFYFNWTSSS is encoded by the coding sequence GTGGATTATAAGACGTGGCGGCAACAAGCAGAACAACAGATGCAATGGAAGGGGTATGAGGCAACCTCTGTGAAATGGTTGATCATGGATACACTTCAGTGGTCAAGTGCGCAAGCAGTCATGCATGAAATGGATTCGATTCCAGAGAAGACGATGCGATTGCTTGATGAACGATTGCTACAACTGTTATCGGGTAGACCCGTACAATACGTTGTGGGACAAGCGGCGTTTTACGGTCGTCAATTTAAAGTAACCCCCGATGTATTAATCCCGCGTCCAGAAACTGAAGAGGTCGTACAATATTTCTTGAGCAAAATGAAGCAACCTGGGACAGTGGCTGACATTGGTGTAGGAAGTGGTGCCATTGCTGTAACTTTAAAAGCAGAAAATGAGGCGCTTGAAGTCATTGCGACGGATATCTCTGCTGAGGCTTTAGAAGTGGCACGGGACAACGCTCGCGCACACCAGCAGCACATCACTTTTTATGAAGGTGATGCTTTGCAACCGCTGATAAACAATGCCATTCGCTTAGATGGTTTGATTTCCAATCCGCCATATATTGGCGTGAATGAACGTGAATGGATGGATGCACATGTCATTGCCCATGAACCACATGTTGCGTTGTTTGCTGACAATGAAGGTTTTCAAGTTTATGAGTCGATTTTGCGAGATTTACCTAAAGTGATGCGTGAAGGGGCACCGGTTGTTTTTGAAATTGGTTTTCAACAAGGAAAGGCGTTGACGACATTAATGGCCTCATGGTATCCACACATTGCGACAGAAGTTTTGGAGGATATTAACGGTAACGCACGTATGTTTTATTTTAATTGGACGTCATCGTCGTAA
- the prfA gene encoding peptide chain release factor 1: MFDQLDIVEERYEQLNELLSDPEVVSDSDLLRKYSKEQSELQKTVEVYRHYKQVKEDVEEIELMLSETNDADEVEMLKEEASTLKTEIPELEEKLKLLLIPKDPNDEKDVIVEIRGAAGGDEAAIFAGDLFRMYAKFAESHQFKLEVVEATESDHGGYKEISFSISGDGAYSKLKFENGAHRVQRVPETESGGRIHTSTATVAVLPEVEDVEIEIRNEDLKIDTYRSSGAGGQHVNTTDSAVRITHIPTGVIATSSEKSQIQNREKAMKVLKARLYDMKLQEELQKYAAQRKSAVGTGDRSERIRTYNYPQSRVTDHRIGLTLQKLDQIMEGKLDEIVDALTMHEQTEKLKELNTGGL, translated from the coding sequence ATGTTTGATCAGTTAGACATTGTTGAAGAGCGTTATGAACAGTTGAATGAATTGTTGAGTGATCCAGAAGTCGTCAGCGATTCTGATTTGCTTAGAAAATATTCCAAAGAACAATCGGAACTACAAAAAACTGTAGAAGTTTACAGACATTATAAACAAGTAAAAGAGGATGTTGAGGAAATCGAACTCATGCTATCAGAAACAAATGATGCGGATGAGGTTGAAATGTTAAAAGAGGAAGCTTCAACGCTAAAAACAGAAATTCCTGAACTTGAAGAAAAGCTCAAACTTTTATTAATTCCTAAAGATCCTAATGATGAGAAAGACGTTATCGTTGAAATTCGTGGTGCAGCAGGTGGCGATGAGGCTGCTATTTTTGCGGGTGATTTGTTCCGTATGTATGCTAAATTTGCAGAGTCTCATCAATTTAAACTTGAAGTTGTTGAAGCGACTGAAAGCGATCATGGTGGCTATAAGGAAATCAGTTTTTCGATTTCAGGTGATGGGGCCTATAGTAAATTGAAGTTTGAAAATGGTGCGCATCGTGTGCAACGTGTACCTGAAACTGAATCGGGAGGACGTATTCACACTTCCACTGCAACAGTGGCGGTATTACCTGAAGTAGAAGATGTAGAAATTGAAATTAGGAATGAAGACTTGAAAATCGATACATATCGATCAAGTGGTGCTGGGGGTCAGCATGTCAATACGACAGACTCAGCTGTAAGGATTACACACATCCCTACAGGGGTGATTGCAACATCATCTGAAAAATCACAAATTCAGAACCGTGAAAAAGCAATGAAAGTATTGAAAGCGCGACTTTATGATATGAAATTGCAAGAAGAATTACAAAAATATGCCGCGCAACGTAAGTCGGCAGTTGGGACTGGAGATCGTTCAGAACGGATTCGTACTTATAACTATCCACAAAGTCGTGTTACAGACCACCGAATTGGTTTAACATTACAAAAACTCGACCAAATTATGGAAGGGAAGTTGGATGAAATCGTTGATGCTTTGACGATGCATGAACAAACTGAAAAATTGAAAGAGCTTAATACTGGTGGATTATAA
- a CDS encoding thymidine kinase gives MYEAYHSGWIECITGSMFSGKSEELIRRLRRGVFAKQKVVVFKPVIDDRYHKEKVVSHNGNEIEAINISKASEIWQHDLTGVDIIGIDEIQFFDQEIVHVAEMLAEKGYRVITAGLDMDFKGEPFHPVPEMLAVSEHITKLQAVCAVCGASSSRTQRLIDGKPAKVDDPIILVGADERYEPRCRAHHVVAPSENKKEALE, from the coding sequence ATGTATGAAGCGTATCATTCAGGTTGGATAGAATGCATTACTGGAAGTATGTTTAGCGGTAAATCAGAAGAACTGATTAGACGTTTGCGTCGAGGCGTTTTTGCTAAACAAAAAGTGGTTGTATTTAAGCCGGTTATTGACGATCGCTACCACAAAGAGAAAGTTGTATCTCACAATGGTAATGAAATAGAAGCGATTAATATTTCAAAAGCGAGTGAAATATGGCAGCATGATTTGACAGGCGTTGACATTATCGGAATAGACGAAATTCAATTTTTTGATCAAGAAATTGTACACGTTGCTGAAATGCTTGCTGAAAAAGGTTATCGTGTGATTACTGCTGGACTTGATATGGATTTTAAAGGCGAACCTTTTCACCCTGTTCCTGAAATGCTCGCAGTGAGTGAACATATTACAAAGTTACAAGCCGTATGCGCAGTGTGTGGGGCTTCATCAAGTCGGACACAGCGTCTTATTGATGGTAAACCGGCTAAAGTAGACGATCCCATTATCTTGGTAGGTGCAGACGAACGCTATGAACCCCGTTGTCGGGCACATCACGTTGTTGCACCAAGTGAAAATAAAAAGGAGGCGTTAGAATAA
- a CDS encoding type B 50S ribosomal protein L31 — protein sequence MKQGIHPEYRKVIFLDTTTDYKFLSGSTKFSNETMKWEDGNEYPVIRLDISSDSHPFYTGRQKFAAADGRVERFNKKFGLKSNN from the coding sequence ATGAAACAAGGCATTCATCCGGAATACCGTAAAGTGATCTTTTTAGATACAACAACTGATTACAAATTTTTAAGCGGTTCAACTAAATTTTCTAATGAAACAATGAAATGGGAAGATGGTAATGAGTACCCAGTTATTCGTTTAGATATCTCATCTGACTCACATCCATTCTATACAGGACGTCAAAAATTTGCTGCGGCAGATGGGCGTGTTGAACGTTTCAACAAAAAATTTGGTCTTAAATCAAATAATTAA
- the rho gene encoding transcription termination factor Rho encodes MTRERTSPQYESFHELYKNYTTKALTEKAKSLKLVNYSKLNKKELVLAIMEAQMEQDGNYYMEGILDDIQQDGYGFLRTVNFSKGEKDIYISASQIRRFEIKLGDKVTGKVRKPKENEKYYGLLQVDFVNDHNAEEVKKRPHFQALTPLYPDERIRLETEPHNYSTRVMDLITPIGLGQRGLIVAPPKAGKTSLLKEIANAIVMNKPNAKLFILLIGERPEEVTDIERSVDEAEVVHSTFDEHPKHHVKVAELLLERAKRLVEIGEDVIILMDSITRLARAYNLVVPPSGRTLSGGLDPASLHGPKTFFGAARNIEAGGSLTILATALVDTGSRMDDMIYEEFKGTGNMELHLDRRLSERRIFPAIDISRSSTRKEELLIPKSELDSLWQLRNMFSNSPDFTERFIRKLKKTKSNAEFFEVLQQSAVESSKTGKPII; translated from the coding sequence ATGACAAGGGAAAGAACATCTCCGCAATATGAATCTTTTCATGAATTATATAAGAATTATACAACAAAGGCCCTCACTGAAAAGGCAAAGTCTCTTAAACTTGTTAACTATAGTAAATTAAACAAAAAAGAACTTGTCCTTGCAATTATGGAAGCGCAAATGGAACAAGACGGCAATTATTATATGGAAGGCATTCTTGATGATATACAGCAAGACGGTTATGGCTTTTTAAGAACTGTTAACTTTTCAAAAGGGGAAAAAGATATCTATATATCCGCAAGCCAAATTCGTCGCTTCGAAATAAAATTAGGCGATAAGGTAACTGGTAAAGTACGGAAGCCTAAAGAAAACGAAAAATATTACGGATTACTTCAAGTTGACTTTGTTAATGATCACAATGCAGAAGAAGTCAAAAAACGTCCTCACTTTCAAGCGTTAACACCTTTATATCCAGATGAACGTATCCGATTAGAAACGGAACCCCATAACTATTCAACCCGTGTCATGGACTTAATCACGCCGATTGGATTAGGCCAACGTGGTTTGATTGTTGCACCACCTAAAGCAGGTAAAACCTCTTTACTCAAAGAAATTGCTAATGCGATTGTTATGAACAAACCCAACGCTAAACTTTTCATATTACTTATTGGAGAAAGACCGGAAGAAGTGACTGATATTGAACGCTCCGTTGATGAAGCAGAAGTGGTTCATTCCACATTTGACGAGCATCCAAAACATCATGTCAAAGTAGCAGAATTATTGCTCGAACGCGCCAAACGATTAGTCGAAATTGGCGAAGATGTGATTATTTTAATGGACTCCATAACGCGATTGGCACGTGCGTATAACCTTGTTGTGCCACCGAGTGGACGTACTTTATCAGGAGGATTAGACCCCGCATCTTTGCATGGACCAAAGACCTTTTTTGGTGCGGCAAGAAATATCGAAGCAGGCGGGAGTTTGACGATTTTAGCGACTGCATTGGTCGATACGGGTTCGCGTATGGATGATATGATATATGAAGAATTTAAAGGAACAGGGAATATGGAGTTACATCTCGATAGACGCCTTTCTGAAAGACGAATTTTCCCAGCGATTGATATTTCTAGAAGTTCTACGCGCAAAGAAGAACTATTAATTCCAAAAAGTGAACTCGATAGTCTATGGCAATTACGAAATATGTTTTCAAACTCACCTGACTTTACAGAACGATTCATCCGTAAATTAAAGAAAACGAAATCGAATGCAGAATTTTTCGAAGTTTTACAACAAAGTGCAGTAGAAAGCAGTAAAACAGGGAAACCTATTATTTAA
- a CDS encoding aldehyde dehydrogenase family protein, with protein sequence MRDQTKQFINGEWVESHSGETIDVINPATEEVIGRIAKGDQADVDRAVQAAHDVYLSFRHTSVETRQALLDRIVKEYENRKADLIEAITLELGAPVTKSEMVHYQMGLKHFQAARDALNDMRFEERRGKNLILKEAIGVAGLVTPWNFPTNQTSLKLAAAFAAGSPVILKPSEMTPFAAIILAEIFEKAGVPKGVFNLVNGDGEGVGTPLSEHPDVRMMSFTGSGPTGTKIMEKASQDFKKVSLELGGKSPFIILEDADIEEAAKAAVMKVVNNTGQVCTAGTRTLIPESFKDAFIAEAKKQMAQVKVGDPQKSETQVGPLVSEKQFNQVQSYIQKGIDEGATLYYGGPGKPEGLDKGYFAKPTIFVDVDNAMTIAQEEIFGPVMSVITYKDLDEAIAIANDTKYGLAGYVFGKNRDDLIRVARSVEAGTIEINEAGRAADLPFGGYKQSGLGREWGDYGIEEFLEVKSIAGYYEGE encoded by the coding sequence ATGAGAGATCAAACAAAACAATTTATCAATGGGGAATGGGTTGAAAGTCATAGTGGAGAAACGATTGACGTGATTAATCCAGCCACAGAAGAAGTTATCGGTCGAATTGCAAAAGGTGATCAAGCGGACGTAGATCGTGCGGTTCAAGCGGCACATGATGTCTATCTTTCATTTCGTCACACTTCTGTTGAAACACGTCAAGCTTTACTAGACCGTATCGTAAAAGAATATGAAAATCGTAAAGCCGATTTAATAGAAGCCATTACTTTAGAACTTGGCGCACCAGTAACAAAATCTGAAATGGTTCATTATCAAATGGGATTGAAACATTTTCAGGCAGCACGTGATGCACTTAACGACATGCGTTTTGAAGAACGCCGTGGTAAAAATTTAATTTTGAAAGAAGCCATTGGTGTTGCAGGATTAGTCACACCGTGGAACTTCCCAACGAACCAAACATCATTAAAACTCGCAGCAGCATTTGCAGCGGGAAGTCCAGTTATACTCAAACCTTCTGAGATGACGCCATTTGCTGCCATCATATTAGCAGAGATATTTGAAAAAGCCGGTGTTCCTAAAGGTGTATTTAATTTAGTGAATGGTGACGGTGAAGGTGTAGGTACACCACTGAGCGAACATCCAGATGTACGTATGATGTCATTTACAGGTTCAGGCCCAACAGGTACAAAAATCATGGAGAAAGCGAGTCAAGATTTTAAAAAGGTTTCTCTTGAATTAGGTGGAAAATCGCCTTTCATCATATTAGAAGATGCTGATATTGAAGAAGCCGCGAAGGCAGCAGTCATGAAAGTGGTCAACAACACGGGACAAGTTTGTACTGCTGGTACACGGACATTGATACCTGAAAGCTTTAAGGATGCCTTTATTGCTGAAGCGAAAAAGCAAATGGCGCAAGTGAAAGTAGGAGACCCACAAAAGAGTGAGACACAAGTTGGACCGTTAGTAAGTGAGAAACAATTCAATCAAGTTCAATCCTATATTCAAAAAGGAATTGATGAAGGCGCAACGCTATACTATGGTGGACCAGGAAAACCTGAGGGTCTAGATAAAGGTTATTTTGCAAAACCTACAATTTTTGTCGATGTAGATAATGCAATGACGATTGCGCAAGAAGAGATTTTTGGTCCTGTTATGTCGGTTATCACTTACAAAGATTTAGATGAAGCCATTGCGATTGCTAATGATACAAAATATGGTCTGGCAGGCTATGTATTTGGAAAAAACAGAGACGATTTAATTCGTGTTGCACGCTCGGTTGAAGCCGGAACAATAGAGATTAATGAGGCAGGTCGAGCAGCGGATTTACCGTTCGGTGGTTACAAGCAATCTGGACTTGGTCGTGAATGGGGAGATTATGGAATTGAAGAATTTTTAGAAGTGAAATCTATAGCAGGTTACTATGAAGGTGAATAA